In Hypomesus transpacificus isolate Combined female chromosome 4, fHypTra1, whole genome shotgun sequence, the following are encoded in one genomic region:
- the mms22l gene encoding protein MMS22-like, whose product MDEDFNQSLTPPVSPFAAESSCSLAPARPPCFGCFSESGRENTLQVSPDAYIGRGSLKRLLLRLDPAPADYESDTVELFGFLWVTETALVESTQLLFGLFRQKVFKLETLVQSSSHDFGQASGLHYEAEDLRHQCVQFLQYVKVFLYRYLSPPRPEQAAPHPYEALQAVFPSALLEELFGLSLLIGRLSDMPASVQAAFTMQHMGKLLPPTWHLLHLHLDLHWSLLELLHLLGHKMQGQVVYVQQDLTGENVTDVSLLEQQLTNLLCDLTSLAISKYCKVRPTEAQSSQPYLCSCSRELWIQLIHLVEHRSKVLHTPSFWSYMNTLLRPLMGGPRPESGQGAPLPPCKDALGFSWWLVTHLAELGQYGRSGSLQTEKQLEDNWSLVGGLLRASCNPKGGLQEEQVRMHVHCCLSVCLMWGPNTSTVSILWEYYSRHLGGSFSVPWLGVSSLGSMSRSPLALLEQARSCCEPGPLRSAGHAQLYRHASSFLLFLRILALYLAQDSAPWRQIKGRVYSKFHQRRMQELSEAGLAHFLLLFLVVALRAEPEDVAGRACELLGLLPWDGPPTQRGLVWRGQLALLLLLQDRGLDVGPQACWLADSFSKSAREFYLRTTEPSRRLALWPPLASYLEGVAEVFETSRALGQSEERLLNEGFGLLLPACRQTELGSALGFLQVVLSQLRRVHQRGVQAGPSVASVGRERHLAVAAALWTHFFPFLRSLRLTQTPPAPLADAAAGFTLLAFDLPSSAPQDLQPNPVQSIMHCFGWEDMLHPLLVTRYLPHLLQDSELVVAVSSGSGASASGPAQALCVRAWFRCFLQQHLHKNPDRSDSRAGRALEEQLAELTRLVLRLPEVDSLLQRSGLQPAASRPEPRSALQLFIKAVGRVYGGLQVLSERAAMVTKALDYLGDFLKHVKPYLVNKNPEGLQLAYWVGGCVVKHWGPLLASSRAQQQLFRLVEVLLLPHSLTHLEQALRDSLPLYLQGLSVAAGMSQSQGAGLKQQLRSVIAKYLDHFLPATPSAGVIANHPVLLAACEATPTPHGAGLRRSILQVLCDNFLQFKGHAPPPRLAAVLAFLLELLRRNKDADPALLTVPLPSVLRCLMLVNEPHVRRIATEALQLLVERCGAATDGPCNQTTTILKSFVEENEGVYDKQVYSVLETVAVLDLPVVQVLVPVLSLSLRNTEHKRGLGRNSTLRSAYKKLLSILGDVGQAEAISLEEE is encoded by the exons ATGGACGAGGACTTCAATCAGTCCCTCACTCCTCCGGTGTCACCGTTTGCAGCGGAGAGTTCGTGCAGTTTGGCTCCCGCTCGCCCACCCTGTTTCGGCTGCTTTTCCGAATCGGGACGGGAGAACACCCTGCAAGTCTCACCAGACGCTTACATCGGCAGAGGTTCACTGAAGAG GTTGCTGCTAAGACTGGACCCAGCCCCGGCTGACTATGAATCAGACACCGTGGAGCTGTTCGGCTTTCTCTGGGTGACCGAGACGGCCCTGGTGGAATCCACGCAGCTGCTGTTCGGCCTGTTCAG ACAGAAGGTGTTCAAACTGGAGACACTTGTACAATCCAGCTCTCATGACTTTG GCCAGGCTAGTGGACTCCACTACGAGGCTGAGGACCTGAGGCACCAGTGTGTGCAGTTCCTTCAGTATGTCAAAGTTTTCCTCTACAG GTACCTCTCGCCCCCCAGGCCGGAGCaggctgccccccacccctacgAGGCCCTGCAGGCCGTCTTCCCCTCGGCTCTGCTGGAGGAGCTgttcggtctctctctcctcattggGCGCCTCAGTGACATGCCTGCCAGCGTGCAGGCTGCCTTCACCATGCAACACATGGGCAAG ctgCTCCCGCCCACCTGGCACCTGCTCCACCTGCACCTGGACCTCCACTGGtccctgctggagctgctgcacCTGCTGGGTCACAAGATGCAGG gccaggTGGTGTACGTGCAGCAGGACCTGACAGGAGAGAACGTGACCGACGTCAGCCTGCTGGAGCAGCAGCTCACCAACCTGCTGTGTGACCTCACCAGCCTGGCCATCAGCAAGTACTGCAAG GTGCGTCCGACCGAGGCCCAGAGCAGCCAGCCGTACCTGTGCTCCTGCAGCAGGGAGCTGTGGATCCAGCTCATACACTTGGTGGAGCACAGGAGCAAGGTGCTACACACTCCG TCTTTCTGGAGCTACATGAACACCCTGCTGCGTCCTCTGATGGGGGGGCCCCGGCCCGAGTCTGGCCAGggtgcccccctcccaccctgcaaGGATGCCCTGGGCTTCAGCTGGTGGCTGGTGACCCACCTGGCAGAGCTGGGCCAGTACGGCCGCAGTGGCAGCCTCCAGActgag AAACAGCTGGAGGATAACTGGAGCTTAGTAGGAGGGCTTCTGAGGGCCTCCTGTAACCCCAAG ggagggctgcaggaggagcaggtcAGGATGCACGTGCActgctgtctgagtgtgtgtctcatgTGGGGCCCCAACACCAGCACCGTGTCTATCCTCTGGGAGTACTACAGCCGGCACCTG GGAGGCTCCTTCTCCGTGCCCTGGCTGGGGGTGTCGTCTTTGGGCAGCATGTCGCGGAGCCCCCTGGCCCTGCTGGAGCAGGCCCGGAGCTGCTGCGAGCCCGGCCCCCTGCGCTCCGCAGGCCACGCCCAGCTCTACCGCCacgcctcctccttcctcctcttcctcaggatCCTGGCACTCTACCTGGCCCAGgacagcgccccctggaggcAGATCAAGGGGAG ggtgTACTCCAAGTTCCACCAGCGTCGGATGCAGGAGCTGTCGGAGGCGGGGCTcgcccacttcctcctcctcttcctggtcgtGGCCCTGCGGGCGGAGCCGGAGGACGTGGCGGGGCGCGCGTGCGAGCTCCTGGGGCTCCTGCCGTGGGACGGCCCCCCGACCCAGCGGGGCCTGGTGTGGAGGGGCCAGctggccctgctgctgctgctccaggACCGGGGCCTGGACGTGGGGCCCCAGGCCTGCTGGCTGGCCGACTCCTTCTCCAAGTCGGCCCGGGAGTTCTACCTCCGGACCACGGAGCCGTCCAGGCGCCTGGCGCTCTGGCCGCCGCTCGCCTCCTACCTGGAGGGCGTGGCCGAGGTGTTCGAGACGAGCAGGGCTCTCGGCCAATCGGAGGAGCGGCTGCTCAACGAGGGCTTCGGCCTCCTGCTTCCCGCCTGCCGGCAGACTGAGCTGGGCTCCGCCCTCGGCTTCCTGCAGGTCGTGCTGTCCCAGCTCCG GCGAGTCCATCAGCGTGGCGTCCAGGCGGGCCCCTCGGTGGCCAGTGTGGGGAGAGAGCGCCACCTAGCGGTGGCAGCGGCCCTGTGGACCCACTTCTTCCCCTTCCTGCGAAGCCTGCGCCTCACCcagacccccccagcccccctggcaGACGCAGccgcag GATTCACTCTCCTGGCCTTTGACCTGCCGAGCTCCGCCCCCCAGGACCTCCAGCCCAACCCTGTCCAGTCCATCATGCACTGCTTTGGCTGGGAGGACATGCTTCACCCCCTCTTGGTGACTCGTTACCTGCCTCACCTGCTGCAAGACAG TGAGCTGGTGGTGGCGGTGAGCTCCGGCTCAGGTGCTTCTGCTTCCGGTCCGGCCcaggctctgtgtgtgagagcctgGTTCCGGTGCTTTCTCCAGCAGCACCTTCACAAGAACCCAGACAGGTCCGACAGCCGTGCAG GCAGGGCTCTGGAGGAACAGCTGGCTGAGCTGACCAGGCTGGTTCTGCGGCTGCCTGAGGTGGACTCCCTACTGCAGCGTTCTGGGctacagcctgcagcctccagaCCGGAGCCCAGATCAGCTCTGCAGCTCTTCATCAAG GCCGTGGGCCGGGTCTACGGTGGTCTCCAGGTGCTGTCGGAGCGCGCTGCCATGGTCACCAAGGCTCTGGACTACCTGGGAGACTTTCTGAAGCATGTCAAGCCCTACCTGGTCAACAAGAACCCTGAGGGTCTGCAGCTGGCTTACTGGGTTGGAG GCTGTGTGGTGAAGCACTGGGGCCCCCTGCTGGCCTCCTCGAGGGCCCAGCAGCAACTGTTCCGCCTGGTGGAGGTCCTCCTGCTGCCCCACTCCCTGACCCACCTGGAGCAGGCCCTGCGAGACAGCCTGCCCCTTTACCTACAG GGTCTGTCCGTGGCAGCCGGCATGTCCCAGTCTCAGGGGGCGGGGCTAAAGCAACAGCTCCGCAGCGTCATCGCCAAGTACCTGGACCACTTCCTCCCAGCCACGCCCTCCGCCGGAGTCATAGCCAATCACCCGGTGCTGCTGGCTGCCTGCGAGGCCACACCCACCCCCCATGGGGCAGGACTGAGGAGGAGCATCCTGCAGGTCCTCTG CGATAACTTCCTGCAGTTCAAGGGCCACGCCCCTCCTCCCCGCCTGGCCGCCGTCCTGGCCTTCCTATTGGAGCTGCTGAGACGGAACAAGGATGCTGACCCCGCCCTGCTCACTGTGCCCCTCCCCTCCGTGCTGCGCTGTCTGATGCTGGTCAACGAGCCACATG tgagGAGGATCGCTACAGAGGCTCTGCAGCTGCTAGTGGAGAGGTGTGGAGCTGCAACAGATGGACCATGTAACCAGACCACCACTATCTTAAA GTCGTTTGTAGAGGAGAACGAAGGTGTGTATGACAAGCAGGTCTACAGTGTTCTGGAGACTGTGGCGGTTCTAGATCTGCCAGTGGTGCAGGTTCTAGTGCCGGTTCTGTCTCTGAGCTTGAGGAACACGGAACATAAGAGAGGCCTGGGCAGGAACAGCACCTTGAG GAGTGCCTACAAGAAACTGCTGAGCATTTTGGGAGATGTAGGCCAAGCTGAGGCCATcagtctggaggaggagtga